In bacterium, the following are encoded in one genomic region:
- a CDS encoding sodium-translocating pyrophosphatase produces the protein MSDVLIPGIASLFALGFVAFLAMDVLRKSPGNERMVQISRAVQEGAKAFLRREYLYVSAFVIVIATLIAAAPLFSKVDLNWQTSVAFMAGGLASAIAGYIGMSIATRANSRTTQGAVDGGLKGALSVAVSGGAVMGMSVVGVSLLGLCLVYLIFEGKPVIINGYAMGASLVALFARSGGGIFTKGADMGADLVGKVEANIPEDDPRNPAVIADNVGDNVGDVAGLGADLLESYVEAIIAAMAIAAGMTLLSPEHNHALAVLPLNIASIGIFSSILGIIYVKAAGRGNPQSALMGGLYVSAFFTIVGTYFMVKQSGFAFENYDAMGPFWATIAGVLSGVIIGFTSEYYTSSKYKPVKNLADESQSGPAITVTGGLALGMASTAVPVIVLAIALIVSHELAGIYGVAMASLGMLATTGMVVSVDSYGPIADNAGGIAEMSHLDPGVRKITDSLDSVGNTTAAIGKGFAIGSAAFAAMGLIVAYMHSIKLQSADIQEPKVLAGVIIGGMLPFFFSSMLFKAVSKAAFKMIAEVRRQFKEIPGLREGKVMPDSARCVDISTIGAINGMLLPGVLALLAPVLTGFLLGPAALAGLLLGALVTGVMLGIQMANSGGAMDNAKKFVEEGHYGGKGSDTHKATVIGDTVGDPLKDTVGPSINILIKLMAVISLVLAPLFME, from the coding sequence TTGTCTGACGTTTTGATCCCCGGCATCGCGAGTCTGTTTGCACTCGGCTTCGTTGCCTTTTTGGCGATGGATGTATTGCGCAAAAGCCCCGGCAACGAAAGAATGGTTCAGATTTCCCGCGCCGTCCAGGAAGGTGCCAAGGCGTTTCTGCGGCGTGAATACCTGTACGTTTCTGCTTTCGTCATTGTGATTGCCACGCTGATTGCTGCGGCACCTTTGTTCTCCAAAGTTGACCTCAATTGGCAGACTTCGGTGGCCTTCATGGCCGGTGGCCTCGCTTCCGCGATTGCCGGCTACATCGGCATGAGCATCGCCACGCGCGCCAATTCCCGCACCACGCAGGGCGCGGTTGATGGCGGCCTCAAGGGCGCCCTGAGCGTGGCCGTGTCCGGCGGCGCCGTCATGGGGATGAGCGTGGTCGGCGTCTCCCTGCTGGGCTTGTGCCTGGTCTATCTCATTTTCGAAGGCAAGCCCGTCATCATCAATGGCTATGCCATGGGCGCGAGTTTGGTTGCCCTCTTCGCCCGCAGCGGCGGCGGCATCTTCACCAAAGGCGCAGACATGGGCGCCGATCTGGTCGGTAAGGTCGAAGCCAACATTCCCGAAGATGACCCGCGTAACCCCGCCGTGATTGCCGACAATGTCGGTGACAACGTCGGTGACGTGGCCGGCTTGGGCGCGGACTTGCTGGAGTCCTACGTCGAGGCCATCATCGCCGCCATGGCGATTGCCGCGGGCATGACTCTGCTTTCGCCCGAACACAACCACGCCTTGGCCGTGCTGCCGCTCAACATCGCCAGCATCGGCATCTTCTCTTCGATTCTAGGCATTATTTATGTCAAAGCCGCCGGCCGCGGCAATCCCCAAAGCGCCCTGATGGGCGGCCTATACGTCAGCGCCTTCTTCACTATTGTTGGCACGTACTTCATGGTGAAACAGAGCGGCTTTGCGTTCGAGAACTATGATGCCATGGGGCCGTTTTGGGCCACCATCGCGGGCGTGCTCTCCGGCGTTATCATCGGATTCACCAGCGAATACTACACTTCTTCCAAATACAAGCCGGTCAAGAATCTCGCGGATGAATCGCAAAGCGGGCCGGCGATTACGGTGACCGGCGGTTTGGCGCTGGGCATGGCTTCCACCGCGGTGCCGGTCATTGTGCTGGCAATTGCCCTGATCGTGTCGCACGAGTTGGCGGGGATCTACGGCGTGGCGATGGCGAGCTTGGGCATGCTGGCAACCACGGGCATGGTGGTGTCGGTTGACAGTTATGGTCCCATTGCCGACAATGCCGGCGGCATTGCCGAGATGTCGCATCTTGATCCCGGCGTGCGCAAAATCACCGACAGCTTGGATTCCGTGGGCAATACCACGGCGGCGATCGGCAAGGGTTTCGCCATCGGTTCCGCGGCGTTCGCGGCCATGGGCTTGATCGTGGCTTACATGCACTCGATCAAGCTGCAGAGTGCGGACATTCAGGAGCCCAAAGTGCTGGCGGGCGTCATCATCGGCGGCATGCTGCCGTTCTTTTTCTCTTCGATGCTGTTCAAGGCCGTGAGCAAGGCCGCGTTCAAGATGATCGCCGAAGTGCGGCGGCAATTCAAGGAGATCCCCGGTTTGCGCGAGGGCAAAGTGATGCCGGATTCGGCGCGCTGCGTGGACATCAGCACCATCGGCGCGATCAACGGCATGCTGCTGCCCGGTGTGTTGGCGCTATTGGCGCCGGTGCTCACCGGTTTCTTGCTCGGCCCGGCTGCGCTCGCCGGCCTGCTGTTGGGCGCGCTGGTCACCGGCGTCATGCTGGGCATTCAGATGGCCAACAGCGGCGGCGCGATGGACAACGCCAAGAAATTCGTGGAAGAAGGCCATTACGGCGGCAAAGGCTCGGATACGCACAAGGCCACGGTGATTGGCGACACGGTGGGCGATCCGCTCAAGGATACGGTCGGGCCTTCGATCAACATTCTGATCAAGCTGATGGCGGTCATTTCGCTGGTATTGGCGCCGTTGTTTATGGA
- the pth gene encoding aminoacyl-tRNA hydrolase, with amino-acid sequence MASSAVVPARYLITGLGNPGREYAGTRHNLGFMVIDHLAERLGIALHAGRGEYRISSPHPLPGSDREIVLLKPLTFMNNSGVAVREVVHYFKFELPHLLVVLDDLQLPFGKLRLRSKGSDGGQKGLRSIIQALGTEAFPRLRLGIGQGSEQTATTFVLSRFSKVEREALPDLIAQAADAAVDFCRHGIAHTMNRYNLKTNPEE; translated from the coding sequence GTGGCCAGCTCTGCCGTTGTGCCTGCCAGATATCTGATTACCGGCTTGGGAAACCCCGGCCGGGAATATGCCGGCACCCGGCACAACCTCGGTTTCATGGTCATCGATCATCTCGCCGAACGGCTGGGAATTGCGTTGCATGCGGGCCGAGGGGAATATCGCATCTCCTCCCCCCATCCCCTGCCCGGCAGTGACCGGGAAATCGTTCTGCTCAAGCCGCTGACCTTCATGAACAACAGCGGCGTGGCGGTGCGCGAGGTGGTTCATTATTTCAAGTTTGAATTGCCTCATTTGCTCGTGGTGCTGGATGATCTCCAGTTGCCCTTCGGCAAGCTCAGACTCCGCTCGAAGGGCAGCGACGGCGGCCAGAAGGGGCTGCGCTCCATCATTCAGGCGCTCGGCACCGAGGCCTTCCCGCGGCTGCGGCTCGGCATCGGCCAGGGTTCGGAGCAAACCGCCACTACGTTCGTGCTCTCCCGGTTTTCCAAGGTGGAACGCGAAGCCCTGCCCGACCTCATTGCCCAAGCCGCTGATGCGGCAGTGGACTTCTGCCGCCATGGAATTGCCCATACGATGAACCGCTACAACTTGAAAACGAATCCTGAGGAATGA
- a CDS encoding 50S ribosomal protein L25, which yields MSSTLINVEVRNDIGKQAAKRLRREGRVPGVYYSGGVDPVALSVDAKELRAALAHKSSIMDVRLGSAEPVKCIIREVQWHPVYGTPVHVDFMGVKLTEKITMEVPIRLTGTAAGVKDGGTLQQLLRSLEIKCLPLDIPDAVDIDVSNLNIHDAIYVRDLPAEKFEILNEPEQMVISVLAPRLEETPVPAAAPETAEPEVIGHGKKAEEEEGEESQK from the coding sequence ATGAGTTCAACACTTATCAATGTCGAAGTTCGCAATGATATCGGCAAGCAGGCGGCCAAACGTCTGCGGCGCGAGGGCCGTGTGCCGGGCGTGTATTACAGCGGCGGCGTCGACCCTGTGGCGTTGAGCGTCGATGCCAAGGAATTGCGCGCTGCACTCGCGCACAAGTCCAGCATCATGGATGTGCGCCTGGGCTCCGCCGAACCCGTCAAGTGCATTATTCGTGAAGTGCAATGGCATCCGGTCTACGGCACGCCGGTGCATGTCGATTTCATGGGCGTGAAGCTGACGGAGAAGATCACCATGGAAGTGCCGATCCGCCTGACTGGCACGGCGGCTGGCGTGAAAGATGGCGGCACTCTGCAACAACTGCTGCGCAGCCTCGAGATCAAATGTCTTCCGCTCGATATCCCGGACGCGGTGGACATCGACGTCAGCAATCTGAACATTCATGACGCTATCTATGTGCGTGATTTGCCCGCCGAAAAATTCGAGATCCTGAACGAGCCCGAGCAAATGGTGATCTCGGTGCTGGCGCCACGCCTGGAAGAGACGCCAGTCCCGGCTGCTGCGCCGGAAACTGCTGAGCCGGAGGTGATCGGCCACGGCAAGAAGGCTGAGGAAGAAGAAGGCGAAGAATCCCAGAAGTGA